In a single window of the Phycisphaerales bacterium genome:
- a CDS encoding alpha/beta fold hydrolase, which produces MRVRAGDGIELSVVEHGQGMPVLFIHGFPLCGEFWQPTVRWLQGYRAILPDLRGHGASAVSEQASIEQYADDLIAVLQGCVGREPVVVCGLSLGGIIALELATRHRERLRGLVLVDCRYLEETQEGRQQRETLADRVLNEGVEELAGEMAGRLFAPGASEKLRTEWRARMAATHPRGVAAAVRAIAARRDYAGLLATLAVPTLVVFGAEDIVTPPVIGHEMARAIPGATFVEIEAAGHLPPIEQPERFAGVLQEWLDALPGR; this is translated from the coding sequence ATGCGGGTACGGGCTGGGGACGGGATCGAACTGTCGGTGGTCGAGCACGGGCAGGGAATGCCCGTTCTCTTTATTCATGGCTTCCCGTTGTGCGGAGAGTTCTGGCAGCCGACTGTCCGATGGTTGCAAGGTTATCGGGCGATTCTTCCCGATCTCCGCGGACACGGGGCCAGTGCAGTCTCCGAGCAAGCTTCCATCGAGCAGTACGCCGACGATCTCATCGCGGTGCTGCAGGGGTGTGTAGGGCGTGAGCCGGTTGTAGTTTGCGGCCTCTCCCTGGGCGGCATCATTGCGTTGGAGCTCGCTACCCGCCATCGGGAACGATTGCGCGGGCTGGTGCTGGTCGATTGCCGGTATCTTGAGGAGACGCAGGAAGGCCGCCAACAGCGCGAGACGCTTGCCGATCGCGTTTTGAACGAGGGCGTGGAGGAGCTAGCCGGGGAGATGGCTGGCCGACTTTTCGCTCCCGGCGCTTCTGAAAAATTACGAACGGAGTGGCGGGCGCGCATGGCGGCGACCCATCCGAGGGGAGTGGCTGCGGCCGTACGTGCAATCGCTGCGCGCCGGGACTACGCCGGCCTGCTTGCCACACTTGCTGTGCCGACCCTCGTGGTCTTCGGTGCGGAGGACATCGTGACGCCACCGGTGATCGGGCACGAAATGGCGCGGGCGATCCCAGGTGCCACGTTTGTCGAGATCGAGGCGGCAGGGCACCTGCCGCCGATAGAACAACCCGAGCGGTTTGCAGGTGTCCTGCAGGAGTGGCTCGATGCCTTACCAGGGCGATGA
- a CDS encoding sigma-70 family RNA polymerase sigma factor, whose product MNKPGSPNVSPSEMRLVAAAAAGDRDARRALFDEYRAIAFRVALRITARAEDAADVVQDSFIRAFERLDSFQQGANFKTWFLRIVSNRAVDLLRARKVRLAVPLDAGNDQDERRFELASDDPADQPEMELEAAELATRLRTAIEALPPDQRTVFSMYATGEMTYQEIAAAVEIPIGTVMSRLFHARRRLHEKLPDLAPAGRGTKGNNLGE is encoded by the coding sequence ATGAATAAGCCCGGCTCGCCAAACGTCTCTCCTTCCGAAATGCGCCTCGTTGCGGCTGCGGCCGCAGGCGACCGCGACGCACGCCGCGCGCTCTTTGACGAGTATCGCGCAATAGCATTCCGCGTGGCCTTGCGCATTACGGCCCGCGCGGAAGATGCGGCGGACGTCGTGCAGGATTCCTTTATCCGCGCGTTCGAACGGCTCGATTCGTTTCAGCAGGGCGCCAACTTCAAGACCTGGTTCCTGCGGATCGTGAGCAATCGGGCCGTTGACCTGCTACGGGCACGCAAGGTACGGCTCGCGGTGCCGCTGGATGCCGGTAATGATCAGGATGAGCGGCGCTTCGAGTTGGCGTCAGACGACCCGGCCGACCAACCGGAGATGGAATTGGAGGCAGCAGAATTGGCCACGCGGCTGCGAACCGCTATCGAGGCCTTGCCGCCCGACCAGAGAACCGTGTTTTCGATGTACGCCACCGGAGAAATGACCTACCAGGAGATTGCTGCGGCCGTGGAAATCCCGATCGGGACCGTGATGAGCCGTTTGTTCCATGCTCGCAGGCGGCTGCATGAGAAGTTACCGGACCTTGCCCCCGCCGGCAGGGGCACAAAAGGGAACAACCTGGGAGAATAA